The Limosilactobacillus panis DNA segment GATTATCGTCCCGGTCGATCACCAGTATGTATTAATCAAGCATCCCCAATGGTTTGAACGGGTCAGCGATAAGATTTTAGTTAGTTAATAGTCGCTTGTAATAACATTCCTCATTAGCAACGAGGTACTAGTTAAACTGACGGCAAATACTTTTTAAAATAAAAGGAGTTTCACTATTCAACACACGAATAATGAAACTCCTTATTCATCAATTACTTTTAATAATCCTGAGTGGGCAGGAATGGTACTGGACAGCAAAATCCTGGACAGACTGCTCAGGGTTTAAGGTATGGTTACGATATGACTCAATCAGGGTCTCGTAATCAAACTGGGGAATCAAATAACCGTAGTCCGGTTCTGTTGAATCATAAATAACGGCAGTGGCCGTGGTTGTAATGCCTAACGAGTTGGCAATTGCCTGGTCTTTTTTGAAGGCCTGCTTGGCGATTGCGGAATGTCGGTCCTCCATAAACATTTCCAAATCTAGCTGGCTCTTTTCCGCCACCCTTTTGGCAAGGTGGTCAGAATAATGCCACCCTTTTTTGGTCATTACGTCTTGCAAACGCAAGAGGTATTGGCGACCACGCCGGCCACCCTGAAAAAGTGCTGCTTTATAATCTAAAATTGTCTGACTGAGAGTGGTACTGACTTCCTGACGAACTTTAAGACTGCACGCATCGAGATGGTAAAGATCAATTGTATCCGTAATCGTCTGCATGTTAAAGAGCGGAATAAATTGGTAACTAATCTTTGTATTCAAATCATGATCAACCCGTAAGACGTCATTTTCACACCGAAAGCAACGCATTCCCAAAGGATTGACAAATAGATGAATCTCAAGCATTAACTGCCCCTCCGATCAAGAAATAGTAACATTAACATTTGTTATTGTGACAAATTGCCCGGCCTTTGTAAAGTAATTTGTTTCCGAGATAAAAGCATTCGAGAATGTTTTAAAGTATGCTAAAATAAGAGCGAGATTTAACAGGAGGCTAGATTATGATTGAAAATTGGCAGCACTTTTTATTGCCATATCAACAAGCCGTAAATGAACTGAAAGTTAAATTACGGGGGATGCGCAAACAATATCAAGACCAAAAACAGCATTCACCGATTGAATTTGTCACGGGTCGGGTAAAACCGGTCGAGAGTATTAAGGAGAAGATGGTTCGTCGTCACGTTCAGGAGGACCGTCTCGAACAGGACATGCAAGACATTGCTGGATTGCGAATCATGTGCCAATTCGTTGAGGATATCTATAAGGTTGTTGACCTGCTGCGCCAGCGGAGTGATATGACAATCCTCGAAGAACGGGATTACATTTCAAACGTTAAGCCGAGTGGGTACCGGTCTTACCATATCGTGATTGAGTACCCGGTTCAGTTAGTGACTGGTGAAAAGAAGATACTCGCTGAGATTCAGATTCGAACGCTGGCGATGAACTTCTGGGCAACGATTGAACACTCGCTGAACTACAAGTACAAGGGTGCTTTCCCCGAAGAGCTATCAGCCCGTCTGCAGCGTGCGGCGGAGGCAGCCTTCAAACTTGATAATGAAATGTCGGAGATTCGTGAAGAAATCAAGGAGGCCCAGACCCTCTTTTCGTATAAGAAGAATGCTGAACAAGGTACGACCAGTGCTGAAGGCCGCCGACCAGAGGAGGAAGAAAGTGAAAGTCGCAATATTTAATAATGAAACTAATGAGTCCCAGCGGGTTACTAAGCTTCTCCGGGCAGAAATTGACCGAGTGGGGCTGGAATACGATGCTGCCCATCCGGAAGTGGTAATTACCATCGGCGGTGATGGGACCCTCCTTTCTGCTTTCCATCACTACGTCGATAAGCTTGACCAGATTCGCTTTGTGGGGATTCACACTGGTCACCTCGGATTTTACACTGACTGGCGCAACTTCGAAATTGATGACCTTGTCGATAGCCTCGTTCAAGATAGTGGGCAATCCGTCTCCTACCCGTTGCTCGATATGGCGGCAATCTATTCGGATGGAACGGTTGACAAGTACATTGCCCTTAACGAAGCCACAATTCGTAATATTATCAGGACAATGGTGTGTGATGTGTACATCAACAACCAACTGTTCGAAAACTTCCGGGGAGATGGACTCTGTATCTCGACTCCTACTGGATCGACGGCCTATAACAAGTCCGTTGGTGGGGCAATTATGGACCCGAATAGTATTGGCTTCCAGTTAGCAGAGATGGCTTCACTAAATAACCGGGTTTTTCGGACACTGGGTTCACCAATTATCTTCGGCGCCCAGACCAAATTGATGCTGCGCTTAAGGGATGTTAATGATCACGTAATGACCTGTGACCGTGAAAAACTCCGCCTGAAGGTTAAAAAGGGGAGCCGGTACCTAATGGAGCTGTCGTTCCAAGTTTCCCAAAAGAAAATCTACTTTGCACGGTACCGGCACAGCAACTTCTGGAACCGGGTCAAGGACTCGTTCATTGGTGGCGCAAAATAATGCAGTTTACCTGGCAGTACAATCATCAGACACCACGCAAATTACGTTCGGCCCTTAAAATGAGTGGGGTTACTTCGACCCTTATGAAGGTGGCTATTTATCATGGTGGCAAGATGCTCATCAATGGTCAGGAAAAGTGGGCAGTTGACATGGTCCATAACGGTGATTCCTATTCGCTGGTTCTCCCACCGGAAATGGCGAATGACCAGGTTGACGAAAGCACGGCACCAATCAACATCGCATATGAGGACCGGGATTTCCTTGTCCTGAATAAGCCGGCGGGTGTTGCCACGGTTCCCGCCCATAACGTTACCATGGCAGATAGCCTGGTCAACCGTGTTAAATACTATTACCACCACCAAGGTTACGAAAACCAGGTGACCCACGTTGCTACCCGCCTAGACAAGGACACCAGCGGCTTAGTAATCTTTCCTAAGCACCGCTTTGCCCACGCCGTCTTGGACCGGCAGTTAAAACGCCATGAGGTTAAGAAAAATTACCTGGCCCTGGTCAGCGGTCAATTGCGAACAGCACATGGTTACGTTGATGCGCCCATTCGGCGGAATCCAGAATCATTTGTTAAGCGTGAGGTAGCGCCAGGGGGGAAGGCGTCAGTGACTGAATACTGGTTGAAAGAACAACGCCCGAACTGGTCGCTGGTAAAGATCCGTTTACACACGGGACGGACGCACCAGATTAGGGTTCACTTCACATTCCTTCACCACCCACTAATCGGGGATGCAATGTATGGTCGGTCAACTGATTTGATTGGTCGTCAGGCTTTACATTGTTACTGGATCCAATTTTACAGTCCTTTTAAGGAGAAATTAATCACTGTTGAAGCGCCGTTACCTGCTGACTTTCGCCAGGTTTTGCATATTAAATAAACAACAAAAATAAGCGTCACCACTTGGCTGAATTCAAGTGGTGGCGCTTGTTTTTTTACTGTTGTCCAGAACCTAGAACCGCATTACGCAGACCGGTTCGGGGCAGGTTACATTCTTTTGTAGCAGGGTCAGCTTACCAGTCGCTGAGTCGCGCTTGTAGAGGGTGAGGTTATCGGTATTTTGGTTTGAAGCAAGCAGGTACGACTCGTCCGCACTGAGGTTGAAGTCACGGGGGAAGTCGCCCTCAGTTGAAATCGACTGAATGTGCTTGACGGTGAAGTCAGGTTGGACGGCGAAGACTGCAATAGTGTTTTCACCACGGTTGGAGGTGTAGATGTACTTACCGTCCTTAGACATCCGGATGGCGGCAGCACCGTTGTGGGCGGTCCAATCGGCCGGAATGGTCTTCAGTGTCTGCAAGTGAGTGAAGCTGGTATCATTAGCGTTGTACTTGAGGACAGCCAGCTTACTGGACAATTCCCCTAAAACGTAGACGTATTTGCCGTTCGGGTGGAAGATTAGGTGACGGGTCCCAAAGCCCGGTTCGAACTGGTAACGGGAAACGGCCGTCAGCTTTCCGTCATCGCTAACGTTGTAAACCACGATTAGGTCCATCCCCAGGTCACAAACGATCAACCGTTGGTCGGGTGTCAGGTCGGCATAGTGAACGTGCGGTGCTTCTTGCTCTGGTTCAGGACCGGTTTCACCCTGATGAGTAACTTTATCGGTTTCGACCAGCTGGCCGTCATCTTTAATCTTAAATACTTCCACATTGGCAGTGTGGTAGTTGGCACTGTACAGGAGGTGTCGCTTTTCGTCCAAGCCAACATATGCTGGTGCGGGACCAGTGGCGAGAACGGTACTCAGGGTTTTGGCAGTGCCGTCTGCAAGGGAGTAGTCAGCAACGCCGGCAGAATCGCCATCTTGCTTAACCGCATAAATGCGTTTGTCGCTACCAACCTGTAGGTAAGCTGGCTTTTGAGAAGGGACAGCGAGACTAACATCGGTTAGCTTTCCTTCATCAGTATCAAGGGTTACCTTGTAGATTCCCTTGCTATCTTTCAATGTATATGTACCAATTAAAAATTGTTCAGTCATGGTTAATCATTTTCCTCCTTCTGAAAATGCTTACCCTATTAATATAACAATTCACCATGATTAATTCTAGCGTATGTTAAACTATTATCAGAAATGCGAGGGGAAGATCAAAAATGAAGAAAAGTGAACG contains these protein-coding regions:
- a CDS encoding NAD kinase, whose translation is MKVAIFNNETNESQRVTKLLRAEIDRVGLEYDAAHPEVVITIGGDGTLLSAFHHYVDKLDQIRFVGIHTGHLGFYTDWRNFEIDDLVDSLVQDSGQSVSYPLLDMAAIYSDGTVDKYIALNEATIRNIIRTMVCDVYINNQLFENFRGDGLCISTPTGSTAYNKSVGGAIMDPNSIGFQLAEMASLNNRVFRTLGSPIIFGAQTKLMLRLRDVNDHVMTCDREKLRLKVKKGSRYLMELSFQVSQKKIYFARYRHSNFWNRVKDSFIGGAK
- a CDS encoding DsbA family protein; its protein translation is MLEIHLFVNPLGMRCFRCENDVLRVDHDLNTKISYQFIPLFNMQTITDTIDLYHLDACSLKVRQEVSTTLSQTILDYKAALFQGGRRGRQYLLRLQDVMTKKGWHYSDHLAKRVAEKSQLDLEMFMEDRHSAIAKQAFKKDQAIANSLGITTTATAVIYDSTEPDYGYLIPQFDYETLIESYRNHTLNPEQSVQDFAVQYHSCPLRIIKSN
- a CDS encoding RluA family pseudouridine synthase, whose product is MQFTWQYNHQTPRKLRSALKMSGVTSTLMKVAIYHGGKMLINGQEKWAVDMVHNGDSYSLVLPPEMANDQVDESTAPINIAYEDRDFLVLNKPAGVATVPAHNVTMADSLVNRVKYYYHHQGYENQVTHVATRLDKDTSGLVIFPKHRFAHAVLDRQLKRHEVKKNYLALVSGQLRTAHGYVDAPIRRNPESFVKREVAPGGKASVTEYWLKEQRPNWSLVKIRLHTGRTHQIRVHFTFLHHPLIGDAMYGRSTDLIGRQALHCYWIQFYSPFKEKLITVEAPLPADFRQVLHIK
- a CDS encoding GTP pyrophosphokinase family protein; translated protein: MIENWQHFLLPYQQAVNELKVKLRGMRKQYQDQKQHSPIEFVTGRVKPVESIKEKMVRRHVQEDRLEQDMQDIAGLRIMCQFVEDIYKVVDLLRQRSDMTILEERDYISNVKPSGYRSYHIVIEYPVQLVTGEKKILAEIQIRTLAMNFWATIEHSLNYKYKGAFPEELSARLQRAAEAAFKLDNEMSEIREEIKEAQTLFSYKKNAEQGTTSAEGRRPEEEESESRNI
- a CDS encoding lactonase family protein; translation: MTEQFLIGTYTLKDSKGIYKVTLDTDEGKLTDVSLAVPSQKPAYLQVGSDKRIYAVKQDGDSAGVADYSLADGTAKTLSTVLATGPAPAYVGLDEKRHLLYSANYHTANVEVFKIKDDGQLVETDKVTHQGETGPEPEQEAPHVHYADLTPDQRLIVCDLGMDLIVVYNVSDDGKLTAVSRYQFEPGFGTRHLIFHPNGKYVYVLGELSSKLAVLKYNANDTSFTHLQTLKTIPADWTAHNGAAAIRMSKDGKYIYTSNRGENTIAVFAVQPDFTVKHIQSISTEGDFPRDFNLSADESYLLASNQNTDNLTLYKRDSATGKLTLLQKNVTCPEPVCVMRF